Proteins from a single region of Streptomyces sp. Tu 3180:
- a CDS encoding DUF4184 family protein, whose protein sequence is MPFTLSHAAAVLPAVRTDGAGRGPLVPAVLVAGSSAPDMTYYAASVLSGAMEFGDVTHSFPGVFTIDVLVAWALVGLWLLVREPLVALGPRARQGRAAALLRCGAPRARVRPSLVLRWYVSAVLGALTHVVWDAFTHLDRWGMRVFPVLGEKVAGSPLYWYLQYGGSAVAALVIAVFVVRALRRMPRSAAPAGVPVLSVADRWWAAALLGGCALAAAVQRASRWWAFQGATAKPWELVPTVCFGAGAGLVLALPVYAVAVRAWRPVPAAQGPGGAGTRRPDRTTAR, encoded by the coding sequence TTGCCGTTCACACTGAGCCATGCGGCGGCGGTGCTGCCCGCCGTGCGCACCGACGGGGCCGGTCGTGGCCCGCTGGTTCCGGCCGTGCTCGTCGCGGGTTCCTCCGCTCCCGACATGACCTACTACGCGGCGAGCGTCCTGTCCGGGGCGATGGAGTTCGGGGACGTCACGCACTCCTTCCCGGGTGTGTTCACGATCGACGTGCTCGTCGCCTGGGCGCTGGTGGGTCTGTGGCTGCTGGTGCGCGAACCGCTGGTGGCGCTGGGGCCGCGGGCCCGGCAGGGGCGGGCGGCCGCCCTGCTGCGCTGCGGGGCGCCACGCGCGCGCGTGCGGCCGTCCCTGGTGCTGCGCTGGTACGTCTCGGCGGTGCTCGGCGCGCTGACGCACGTCGTGTGGGACGCCTTCACCCACCTCGACCGGTGGGGGATGCGGGTGTTCCCCGTGCTCGGCGAGAAGGTGGCGGGCTCACCCCTGTACTGGTACCTGCAGTACGGCGGTTCGGCGGTGGCCGCGCTGGTGATCGCCGTGTTCGTGGTGCGGGCGCTGCGCCGGATGCCCCGGTCCGCCGCGCCGGCGGGAGTACCGGTGCTGTCGGTCGCGGACCGGTGGTGGGCCGCCGCGCTGCTCGGCGGCTGCGCGCTGGCGGCGGCGGTGCAGCGGGCCTCGCGGTGGTGGGCCTTCCAGGGGGCGACCGCGAAACCCTGGGAGCTGGTCCCGACGGTGTGCTTCGGGGCGGGCGCCGGGCTCGTCCTCGCGTTGCCGGTCTACGCGGTGGCCGTCAGGGCGTGGCGTCCGGTCCCGGCCGCGCAGGGCCCTGGAGGCGCCGGTACGCGGCGGCCGGACCGTACGACCGCACGCTGA